In Nonomuraea muscovyensis, one genomic interval encodes:
- a CDS encoding GNAT family N-acetyltransferase, whose translation MAEATGATLEAWLDPTGITTKRLHIRATTRDDLPAMERTWLDPEIRRYLGGPVSTETLELRRQMQPRRGMFTVTLDEGTVVGFCHYGRTDRGDLELSYSFLPEHWGYGYAREACTAVLNWGFANVPGTERIVAITQAANLRSVRLLQALGMAKIDEFIQFDAPQVMYAAFR comes from the coding sequence TTGGCCGAGGCGACGGGAGCGACCTTGGAAGCTTGGCTTGACCCGACCGGGATCACCACGAAACGCCTCCACATACGGGCGACCACTCGCGATGATCTGCCCGCGATGGAACGCACGTGGCTCGACCCAGAGATTCGCCGCTACCTGGGTGGCCCTGTGTCCACGGAGACGTTGGAACTTCGCCGCCAGATGCAGCCGAGACGCGGCATGTTCACGGTGACCCTCGATGAGGGGACGGTCGTCGGCTTCTGCCACTACGGCCGTACCGACCGAGGTGACCTCGAACTGTCCTACAGCTTCCTACCCGAGCACTGGGGATACGGCTACGCACGTGAAGCATGTACCGCCGTGCTCAACTGGGGCTTCGCCAACGTCCCCGGCACCGAGCGGATCGTCGCCATCACTCAGGCGGCGAACCTACGCTCCGTCCGACTGCTCCAGGCATTGGGCATGGCGAAGATAGATGAGTTCATTCAGTTCGACGCGCCTCAGGTGATGTACGCAGCGTTCCGCTGA
- a CDS encoding UTRA domain-containing protein yields the protein MNSIMVAAMAGIDHIVEQITARTPSIQEAKQLGMPKNTPLLAVFGAVRDASGRPLAVVEVLLPADRHQLEDAYPVS from the coding sequence ATGAACTCGATCATGGTTGCGGCCATGGCCGGCATCGATCACATCGTGGAGCAGATCACCGCACGCACGCCCTCCATCCAGGAGGCCAAGCAGCTCGGCATGCCCAAGAACACGCCGCTTCTGGCCGTCTTCGGAGCGGTCCGTGACGCCTCGGGACGCCCTCTGGCCGTGGTTGAGGTGCTGCTGCCGGCCGACCGTCACCAGTTGGAAGACGCCTACCCGGTTTCGTAG
- a CDS encoding FtsK/SpoIIIE domain-containing protein produces MSDLPAWLAVLPLLGVGLWAWRRIHYPSFWLLLGYPLTAISVRASWRRVALGCGLTKKRQRWWFTTVPGLVASTGIVKVKRRFQRVAVDTKPLMWLPLPTRHGWRVTIHTLEGQTPGDYADAAERLAHSWGVHAIRVSSPGPGRVVLAATMRDPLVTVDQLPPSTDLLKVTVGRLETGKPWVIDFRTVPHWLNAGATQSGKSNLANALIVGLAPQPVALVGIDLKGGVEFTPYAPRLSALATCRDEASRLLDDVVALMLDRMGVCRQAAARNVWQLPPALRPVPVVVLVDELAELYLMADKSEKDEIAKTSTALLRVAQLGRAFGIYLFCCGQRIGSDLGPGVTALRAQCSGRICHRVNDPETATMTLGDLDPAALASARAIAAETPGVAIVAGQDGQWYRARSFYVTEQAAEHAAHTHAHLAPSWGEVTAHLSQHDSSELLDA; encoded by the coding sequence GTGTCTGACCTGCCGGCCTGGCTCGCAGTCCTCCCCCTTCTCGGGGTGGGGCTGTGGGCCTGGCGCCGCATCCACTACCCGTCGTTCTGGCTGCTCCTCGGCTACCCGCTCACCGCCATCTCGGTCCGCGCGTCCTGGCGGCGGGTGGCGCTCGGGTGCGGGCTGACCAAGAAGCGGCAGCGCTGGTGGTTCACCACCGTCCCCGGCCTGGTCGCCTCCACCGGCATCGTCAAGGTCAAGCGGCGCTTCCAGCGGGTCGCCGTCGACACCAAACCGCTGATGTGGCTGCCGCTGCCCACCCGGCACGGCTGGCGCGTCACCATCCACACCCTCGAAGGGCAGACGCCCGGCGACTACGCCGACGCCGCCGAACGTCTCGCCCACTCCTGGGGCGTCCACGCGATCCGCGTCTCCTCACCCGGTCCCGGGCGGGTCGTCCTGGCCGCGACCATGCGCGACCCGCTGGTCACCGTCGACCAGCTCCCGCCCTCGACCGACCTGCTCAAGGTCACCGTCGGACGGTTGGAGACCGGCAAGCCCTGGGTGATCGACTTCCGAACCGTGCCGCACTGGCTCAACGCCGGAGCAACACAGTCCGGCAAGTCCAATCTCGCCAACGCCCTCATCGTCGGCCTCGCGCCCCAGCCTGTGGCCTTGGTGGGGATCGACTTGAAGGGCGGAGTGGAGTTCACCCCGTACGCGCCTCGTCTGTCCGCGTTGGCCACCTGCCGCGACGAAGCCAGCCGCCTGTTGGACGACGTGGTCGCGCTGATGCTCGACCGGATGGGCGTCTGCCGCCAAGCCGCCGCCCGCAACGTCTGGCAGCTACCGCCCGCCCTGCGCCCGGTTCCCGTCGTGGTCCTGGTCGACGAGCTCGCCGAGCTGTACCTGATGGCCGACAAGTCGGAGAAGGACGAGATCGCCAAGACCTCTACGGCGCTGCTGCGAGTCGCCCAGCTCGGCCGGGCGTTCGGCATCTACCTCTTCTGCTGCGGCCAGCGCATCGGCTCCGACCTCGGCCCCGGCGTCACCGCCCTACGCGCGCAGTGCTCAGGACGGATCTGCCACCGCGTCAACGATCCCGAGACCGCCACCATGACCCTCGGCGACCTCGACCCGGCTGCACTCGCCTCCGCCCGTGCCATCGCTGCCGAGACACCCGGCGTCGCCATCGTCGCCGGCCAGGACGGCCAGTGGTACCGGGCCCGCTCCTTCTACGTCACCGAGCAGGCCGCCGAACACGCCGCCCACACACACGCCCACCTCGCCCCCTCCTGGGGAGAGGTCACCGCCCACCTGAGTCAGCACGACTCGTCCGAACTGCTCGACGCCTGA
- a CDS encoding DUF5919 domain-containing protein, whose amino-acid sequence MGNERLRAALLQKGVSVAELAEAIQVDPKTAERWITQGRQPYRRHRFATASYLGVDETYLWPDALTREHVAAASHSEVIAIYPHRWTVTRDVWGRLFSEASEEIDVLVYSGLFLADDAGMVRLFGEKARSGVRVRILLGDPDSAEVAQRGADEGVGDGMAAQIRSALVLYRPITGMENVEIRLHDTILYNSIYRADDEYLINTHVYGTRAGNAPVLHLRRVAGGDMVATYADSFERVWARATPVGS is encoded by the coding sequence ATGGGCAACGAACGGCTACGCGCGGCGCTGCTCCAGAAAGGCGTGTCCGTCGCCGAGCTGGCGGAAGCGATCCAGGTCGACCCCAAGACCGCCGAACGCTGGATCACCCAGGGCCGCCAGCCATACCGAAGACACCGATTTGCCACAGCTTCGTACCTGGGTGTGGACGAGACGTACCTGTGGCCCGACGCGCTCACCCGCGAACACGTCGCCGCCGCCTCGCACAGCGAGGTCATCGCCATCTATCCGCACCGCTGGACCGTGACCCGGGACGTCTGGGGACGACTGTTCTCCGAGGCGTCCGAGGAGATCGACGTGCTCGTCTACAGCGGCCTGTTCCTCGCCGACGATGCCGGGATGGTGCGGTTGTTCGGTGAGAAGGCCCGCTCGGGGGTACGGGTGCGCATCCTGCTCGGCGATCCCGACAGCGCTGAGGTAGCCCAGCGAGGCGCGGACGAGGGCGTCGGCGACGGCATGGCCGCGCAGATCCGCAGCGCCCTGGTCCTCTACCGTCCGATCACGGGCATGGAGAACGTCGAGATCAGGCTGCACGACACGATCCTGTACAACTCGATCTACCGCGCCGACGACGAGTACCTGATCAACACCCACGTGTACGGCACCCGCGCCGGCAACGCCCCCGTCCTGCACCTACGCCGGGTGGCCGGAGGCGACATGGTCGCCACCTACGCAGACAGCTTCGAACGAGTGTGGGCTAGAGCCACCCCGGTAGGGTCCTGA
- a CDS encoding NUDIX hydrolase: MAKRIDFHHDPDAPKANSLVPSVNVVVTNEAGDLLMIHRTDNDNWAVPGGAIDLGESLPQAGIRETLEETGITCEITGLSGTYTDPGHVILYTSNGEVRQEFSIVLAARPTSGAPTPSTESREVRWVPRDEVLSLPMAASMRMRIEHYLSGADLPYIG, from the coding sequence ATGGCCAAGCGCATCGACTTCCACCACGACCCCGACGCGCCCAAGGCCAACAGCCTGGTCCCGTCCGTCAACGTCGTCGTCACCAACGAGGCCGGCGACCTGCTCATGATCCACCGCACCGACAACGACAACTGGGCCGTGCCCGGCGGAGCCATCGACCTCGGCGAATCCCTCCCGCAGGCCGGCATCCGGGAGACGCTGGAGGAGACCGGCATCACCTGCGAGATCACCGGCCTGTCCGGCACCTACACCGACCCCGGCCACGTGATCCTTTACACCAGCAACGGCGAGGTCCGGCAGGAGTTCTCGATCGTCCTCGCCGCCCGTCCTACCTCCGGAGCGCCCACTCCGAGCACGGAGTCCCGCGAGGTCAGATGGGTGCCGCGCGACGAGGTCCTGTCCCTGCCCATGGCCGCGTCGATGCGCATGCGGATCGAGCACTACCTGTCCGGGGCCGATCTTCCGTACATTGGCTGA
- a CDS encoding helix-turn-helix domain-containing protein, translated as MNNNLRYAMAAARLTATDVAAALTVDPKTVARWLNGRIPYPRHRWALADLLRANEADLWPETAQRHAAFTAGVEAIYPHRWAVPPRVWAGLFQSATAEIDILAYSALFLAEDRGILNLLTTRAEAGVRIRILLGHPDSPEVANRGADEGIGPAVMAACIKNALTLYRPLINVQGIEIRLHRTVLYNSIYRADNELLVNTHAYATAAADAPVMHLRLTDAPGPADAYTASFDRVWEAGEPHQQDR; from the coding sequence ATGAACAACAACCTGCGCTACGCCATGGCAGCAGCACGCCTCACCGCGACCGACGTCGCCGCCGCCTTAACCGTCGACCCCAAGACCGTCGCCCGCTGGCTCAACGGTCGCATCCCCTACCCCCGCCACCGCTGGGCCCTCGCCGACCTCCTACGCGCCAACGAGGCCGACCTATGGCCCGAAACCGCTCAACGACACGCTGCGTTCACCGCCGGAGTCGAAGCCATCTACCCGCATCGCTGGGCCGTCCCGCCGAGGGTGTGGGCCGGCCTCTTCCAGAGCGCGACAGCCGAGATCGACATCCTCGCCTACAGCGCCCTCTTTCTTGCCGAAGACCGCGGCATCCTCAACCTCCTCACCACCCGCGCCGAAGCCGGCGTCCGAATCCGCATCCTCCTCGGCCACCCCGACAGCCCCGAAGTCGCCAACCGCGGAGCAGACGAGGGCATCGGCCCCGCAGTGATGGCCGCATGCATCAAGAACGCCCTCACGCTCTACCGCCCCCTGATAAACGTCCAGGGCATCGAGATCCGCTTGCACCGCACCGTGCTCTACAACTCCATCTACCGCGCCGACAACGAACTTCTAGTCAACACCCACGCCTACGCCACAGCAGCGGCCGACGCCCCGGTCATGCACCTACGTCTCACGGACGCCCCCGGTCCAGCCGACGCCTACACGGCCAGCTTCGACCGCGTATGGGAGGCCGGAGAACCACACCAGCAAGATCGATAA
- a CDS encoding GntR family transcriptional regulator, with protein MPTAVDPASCGRWLTGGRVYTQIADLLRERIVVGEFPPGSALPSEAALGRAFGVARNTVRRGLAILEGEGLLVTVPSKGRVVCGAGPAAPYRYQAIAAELRGQIERGEFASGAALPSEMVLRRRFTASRNTVRQALAVLESEGLVVAEHGRGRFVQSDGQRRPGE; from the coding sequence ATGCCTACCGCGGTTGATCCGGCCTCCTGTGGGCGGTGGCTGACCGGCGGGCGCGTCTACACGCAGATCGCCGACCTGCTTCGGGAGCGGATCGTCGTGGGTGAGTTCCCGCCGGGGAGTGCGCTGCCGAGTGAGGCGGCGTTGGGCCGTGCCTTCGGGGTGGCGCGCAACACGGTCCGGCGGGGGCTGGCGATCCTGGAAGGCGAAGGGCTGCTGGTCACGGTTCCGTCCAAGGGGCGGGTGGTGTGCGGGGCGGGGCCTGCGGCGCCGTACCGGTATCAGGCGATCGCTGCTGAGCTGCGTGGGCAGATCGAGCGTGGGGAGTTCGCCTCGGGTGCCGCCCTGCCGAGTGAGATGGTGCTGCGGCGGCGCTTCACGGCGTCGCGGAACACGGTGCGGCAGGCTCTGGCCGTGTTGGAGAGCGAGGGCCTGGTAGTGGCTGAGCATGGCCGGGGCCGGTTCGTCCAGTCGGACGGTCAACGGCGGCCTGGCGAGTGA
- a CDS encoding HAD family hydrolase produces MAIVINGTVDNHLGKIQRTELAEAVDAYALSGLEGIRKPDVGLFEIAAKRCGVNLAEGGWMVGVHLVADISGGRAAGLRATLQRRA; encoded by the coding sequence GTGGCCATCGTCATCAACGGAACGGTGGACAACCACCTCGGCAAGATTCAGCGGACCGAACTGGCCGAGGCCGTCGACGCCTACGCCCTCTCCGGGCTCGAAGGTATCCGCAAGCCGGACGTCGGCTTGTTCGAGATCGCCGCCAAGCGGTGCGGCGTGAACCTCGCCGAAGGCGGATGGATGGTCGGTGTCCACCTGGTTGCCGACATCAGCGGGGGACGGGCCGCCGGCCTCCGAGCGACGCTACAGCGCAGAGCATGA
- a CDS encoding S1 family peptidase: MQQFGRHATPLLMAVAIPLASIAIPSASAATPNPDPTTSEEIITLAAENQPTLKRPTLERLSKEAQSKGITLKQALDKYAAEVIAKNSSAQRDMPDGPVPDPTIDVDGIPFAELIDLNNLAAAEKISFEESIDRYAWTPRINPFASSLRSQFPDDLAGLKIADDGRGALIAFKGQVPAEAVSLAKQLPVEVVLVGNKGYSETELDEIAKSRYDALTAHSEVAQAHATTDFETGAVTLTAELKKGLATDAATLQSALHPEPSSNSKINVRLNIVSSLGFEAIDDYLRGGGFLEESSPGTIQCTAAFNAISDSGEKNAVTARHCSDPLYFWYRNHPNYHTNGTTLGRKGNGDPYDLARYGGGSLTYTRTFYYDLNLPRYARDVLNTPEINQPICSFGRTTAGADRPAQCGKITRFFATGTAGPRGIVTDYLMRKGDSGGPGYWGSTAIGVSSGILTGSGETVLASVKGYSSADGFGTTWKVWTCPTC, translated from the coding sequence TTGCAGCAGTTCGGCCGCCATGCCACCCCCCTTCTCATGGCAGTAGCGATCCCTTTAGCTAGCATCGCCATTCCCTCTGCCTCTGCCGCCACTCCTAATCCGGACCCCACCACGAGTGAGGAGATCATCACGCTCGCGGCAGAGAACCAGCCCACCCTAAAACGACCAACGCTGGAGAGGCTGTCGAAGGAGGCGCAGAGTAAGGGAATCACGCTCAAGCAGGCTCTCGACAAATATGCAGCGGAGGTCATCGCCAAAAACTCGTCCGCTCAACGTGACATGCCTGACGGGCCCGTTCCCGACCCCACCATCGACGTCGATGGAATCCCCTTTGCTGAACTCATCGACCTCAATAACCTCGCTGCAGCGGAGAAGATCAGCTTCGAGGAATCGATCGATCGCTACGCCTGGACTCCGCGTATCAACCCTTTCGCCTCCTCGCTCCGGTCTCAATTTCCTGACGACCTTGCAGGGCTCAAGATCGCCGACGACGGTCGCGGCGCTCTCATCGCCTTCAAAGGCCAGGTCCCGGCGGAAGCTGTCAGCCTCGCCAAGCAGCTTCCCGTAGAAGTCGTGCTCGTCGGCAACAAGGGATATTCCGAAACTGAGCTCGATGAGATCGCCAAGTCGCGTTACGACGCACTTACGGCCCACTCAGAAGTGGCCCAGGCGCATGCCACAACAGACTTCGAGACCGGGGCTGTCACTCTTACAGCTGAGCTCAAGAAGGGGCTCGCCACAGACGCAGCAACGCTGCAGTCCGCCCTCCATCCGGAACCTTCGTCCAACAGCAAGATCAATGTGCGTCTTAACATTGTCAGCTCACTAGGTTTCGAGGCCATCGACGACTACCTGAGAGGTGGAGGATTCCTGGAGGAAAGCTCTCCCGGAACGATACAATGCACAGCCGCCTTCAATGCGATCTCCGATTCTGGAGAAAAGAACGCGGTAACCGCTCGGCACTGCTCAGATCCGCTCTATTTCTGGTATAGGAATCATCCGAACTACCACACCAATGGGACTACGCTAGGACGAAAGGGTAACGGCGACCCATATGATCTGGCTCGCTATGGAGGTGGCAGTCTTACATACACCCGGACCTTCTACTACGACCTCAATCTCCCTCGGTACGCTCGGGACGTCCTCAATACCCCGGAAATAAATCAGCCCATCTGCTCGTTCGGGAGAACAACCGCCGGAGCTGATCGACCCGCACAATGCGGAAAAATCACTAGGTTCTTCGCGACAGGCACTGCTGGCCCTCGCGGGATCGTAACAGACTACCTCATGCGAAAGGGTGACAGCGGAGGCCCTGGCTATTGGGGGTCGACAGCGATCGGCGTATCGAGCGGAATACTCACAGGCAGCGGCGAAACGGTCTTGGCATCGGTCAAAGGCTACTCATCCGCGGACGGTTTCGGTACCACATGGAAGGTATGGACCTGTCCTACCTGCTGA
- a CDS encoding tyrosine-type recombinase/integrase — translation MTMATFQPDARSGDSGRQHSSRPTPRPPPIRRLHDLRHVHASLLLLAGVPVHVVAARLGHADPAIILRVYAHVIRSAETAAADVFAAVITSAGDD, via the coding sequence ATGACGATGGCCACCTTCCAACCGGATGCGCGGAGCGGGGACTCGGGACGGCAGCACTCATCGAGGCCCACACCCAGGCCGCCACCAATCCGCCGCCTGCACGACCTGCGCCACGTACACGCGAGCTTGCTGCTCCTGGCCGGCGTCCCCGTACACGTCGTCGCCGCCCGCCTCGGTCACGCCGACCCGGCGATCATCCTCCGTGTCTACGCCCACGTGATCCGCTCCGCGGAGACAGCCGCGGCAGACGTCTTCGCAGCAGTCATCACGTCGGCAGGTGATGACTGA
- a CDS encoding winged helix-turn-helix domain-containing protein, whose amino-acid sequence MVKHTGRPGYLQIADDLRAQIRGGALAPGTPLPSTAQLASQYDASLSVVKMAVGILRNEGLVIGQQGKGVFVRDETDTPPVGDGDLVGEVAELRTAVQDLSARLAKVEEQLSTSTARRSSRGSR is encoded by the coding sequence ATGGTCAAACACACCGGGCGGCCCGGCTACCTGCAGATCGCCGACGATCTCCGCGCCCAGATCCGCGGCGGCGCCCTCGCGCCCGGCACACCGCTGCCGTCCACCGCCCAGCTCGCCAGCCAGTACGACGCCTCGCTGAGCGTGGTGAAGATGGCCGTCGGCATCCTGCGCAACGAGGGCTTGGTGATCGGCCAGCAGGGCAAGGGCGTCTTCGTCCGAGACGAGACCGACACCCCGCCCGTCGGCGACGGAGACTTGGTCGGCGAGGTCGCCGAGCTGCGCACCGCCGTACAAGACCTGTCGGCGCGGCTGGCGAAGGTCGAGGAGCAGCTCTCTACGTCCACTGCACGCCGTTCCTCACGTGGCAGCCGGTGA
- a CDS encoding mechanosensitive ion channel family protein translates to MWTEMLKAVPNLVVALITLSLGWLVGLRLTARWDERKKRRELDLLALGAFYEAYGQFCAIWKSWDGAPDSLRQDDPFQTEMLRRAAEAEGKVESLLVRLASERSLSQQECTLLSCFRQAFQSLRKSIRRKVPLQSRIYAPGTLEVVAHQWASSEDPPYLAFKALAGYTSDLMSRSSRSSSAPMSSFISLRQITSNALERMWVDETFQLLDLGRRS, encoded by the coding sequence ATGTGGACAGAGATGCTGAAAGCCGTACCAAATCTGGTCGTAGCACTAATCACCCTGTCACTCGGATGGCTGGTAGGTCTTCGGCTGACAGCACGGTGGGACGAACGCAAGAAGCGCCGCGAGCTGGATCTCCTGGCGCTCGGCGCTTTCTACGAGGCATACGGGCAGTTCTGTGCGATCTGGAAATCCTGGGACGGCGCTCCGGACAGCCTCAGACAGGATGATCCTTTCCAGACAGAGATGCTAAGACGAGCGGCCGAAGCAGAGGGCAAGGTGGAATCACTTCTCGTACGACTGGCCTCCGAACGCTCCCTGTCGCAGCAGGAATGCACCCTTCTCAGCTGCTTCCGGCAGGCTTTCCAAAGCCTGCGCAAATCGATCCGGCGCAAGGTCCCCCTACAGTCCCGGATCTATGCGCCAGGCACCCTGGAGGTAGTGGCGCACCAGTGGGCCAGCTCGGAGGATCCGCCCTATCTCGCGTTCAAGGCTCTGGCCGGATACACATCGGACCTGATGTCCAGGAGCAGCCGATCGAGCAGCGCACCGATGTCTTCCTTCATCTCCTTGCGGCAGATCACAAGCAACGCTCTGGAGAGGATGTGGGTGGACGAGACGTTCCAGTTGCTCGACCTTGGACGCCGCAGTTAG
- a CDS encoding SCO3933 family regulatory protein, with amino-acid sequence MRTIPIPVDTGKLTITCVKAPRPRVLNRDTGEIKTDKNGNTVYEVTVSVEDEFGRIELVKIGITGEPPITAGDPVNAVGLVGYVWEMSGRWGISYRASALLPAREAAGV; translated from the coding sequence ATGCGCACCATCCCGATCCCGGTCGACACCGGCAAGCTCACCATCACCTGCGTCAAGGCACCCCGGCCGCGCGTCCTCAACCGGGACACCGGCGAGATCAAGACCGACAAGAACGGCAACACCGTCTACGAGGTCACCGTCTCCGTCGAGGACGAGTTCGGCCGGATCGAACTCGTCAAGATCGGCATCACCGGAGAGCCGCCCATCACCGCCGGCGACCCGGTCAACGCCGTCGGCCTGGTCGGCTACGTGTGGGAGATGTCCGGCCGGTGGGGCATCTCCTACCGCGCCTCGGCGCTGCTCCCAGCTCGGGAGGCCGCCGGTGTCTGA
- a CDS encoding HD domain-containing protein, translating into MGDVDWAYGLAKDLLATALPRRWAHTQGVAERAESLAPVLGADTDTLIAAALLHDIGYAPDLVDTGMHQLDGARYLRDVAGAGDRLCRLVAYHSCAENEARERELLATLAAEFEAERPDLARALTYCDMTTGPDGRHLDVRDRLAEIHARYGRDHVVSRSITAATSCIVSSVRAVEAALSGTLRTSPEARRTE; encoded by the coding sequence GTGGGAGATGTCGACTGGGCGTACGGGCTGGCCAAGGACCTGCTGGCGACGGCGTTGCCCCGGCGGTGGGCGCACACTCAGGGGGTCGCCGAGCGGGCCGAGAGCCTGGCTCCAGTCCTCGGTGCGGATACGGACACGTTGATCGCCGCCGCGTTGCTGCATGACATCGGGTACGCCCCCGACCTGGTGGACACCGGCATGCATCAGCTCGACGGTGCCCGCTATCTACGGGACGTGGCCGGGGCCGGGGATCGGCTGTGCCGGCTGGTGGCGTACCACTCGTGCGCGGAGAACGAGGCGCGTGAGCGGGAGCTGCTCGCCACCCTGGCGGCCGAGTTCGAAGCCGAGCGGCCTGACCTGGCTCGGGCGCTGACGTACTGCGACATGACCACCGGTCCGGACGGCCGGCACCTGGACGTGCGAGATCGGCTGGCGGAGATCCACGCCCGGTATGGGCGTGACCATGTGGTGAGCCGGTCGATCACGGCGGCGACGTCGTGCATTGTGTCGTCCGTCCGGGCGGTGGAGGCTGCGCTCAGCGGAACGCTGCGTACATCACCTGAGGCGCGTCGAACTGAATGA
- a CDS encoding DUF2637 domain-containing protein produces MRRITSWLLDTGPILVLAAIAGAGSFTHIRDTATEHGQTGWMSWAIAVCIDLTCVMAARERQRDKKTGRQRRGPVSWPILVLTGGIALSLAANLEQADPTVWGWITAATPAGAFLIAVSMLERRATGTHPEPSPEPAPSTELVPASANVSVSQNADEDQPAHRDGPAPALVDYARRIADEHHTRHGTPITRDALRTRLGISSQLAADLLRTVHTA; encoded by the coding sequence ATGCGACGCATCACCAGCTGGCTCCTCGACACCGGCCCCATCCTCGTCCTGGCCGCCATCGCCGGCGCCGGATCGTTCACCCACATCCGCGACACCGCCACCGAACATGGCCAGACCGGCTGGATGTCCTGGGCCATCGCCGTCTGCATCGACCTCACCTGCGTTATGGCCGCCCGCGAACGCCAACGCGACAAGAAGACCGGCCGCCAGCGACGCGGCCCCGTCTCCTGGCCCATCCTCGTTCTCACCGGTGGCATCGCCCTCTCGCTGGCCGCCAACCTTGAGCAAGCCGACCCGACCGTCTGGGGATGGATCACCGCAGCCACCCCGGCTGGCGCGTTCCTCATCGCCGTCTCGATGCTCGAACGCCGCGCCACCGGTACGCATCCCGAACCGTCCCCGGAGCCTGCGCCGTCGACGGAGCTCGTGCCGGCCTCAGCCAACGTCTCGGTCAGCCAGAACGCTGACGAAGACCAGCCCGCCCACCGCGACGGCCCGGCCCCGGCGCTGGTCGACTACGCCCGCCGCATCGCCGACGAACACCACACCCGGCACGGCACACCCATCACCCGCGACGCCCTCCGCACCCGCCTCGGCATCTCCAGCCAACTCGCCGCCGACCTGCTCCGCACCGTGCACACCGCCTGA